A genomic segment from Janthinobacterium sp. 64 encodes:
- the pbpC gene encoding penicillin-binding protein 1C: MRSVIVVLGCLLASPVFAEAILTPAQVQAAYRSSEAQLLDRSGAPLQSLRVDMKVRRLPWVPLADISPAVQQAVLLAEDQRFMRHGGVDVSALATAAWDNLFSKKPRGASTITMQLAGQLDADLQASSGGRSLRQKWDQMRAAQAIEDSWSKAQIFEAYLNLVSFRGELQGIASASYSLFGKAPSGLNQTDAIILASLVRAPNAPPATVTRRACALAKEWRMDSSCQLIGQRVQTALQRNAVYADLAPAPQVAQQLLKQPGAQVASTLDGPLQRFAQENLRQQLASLRERNVNDGAIIVLDNRSGEILAYVGNAGGSHVDGVAALRQAGSTLKPFLYELAIERRLMTAASVMDDSPLDVATVSGMYAPQNYDRNFKGYVSARTSLASSLNIPAVRTVLLTGQDGFYNRLKEVGLSSLTEPAEYYGPSLALGSSEVTLLELANAYRALANGGLYSTASLQPGQAGKDRRRVMDAGAAFIVGDILADRAARSMTFGLRNELGTNFWSAVKTGTSKDMRDNWCMGYSARYTVGVWVGNFDGKPMWDVSGVTGAAPVWRDVMDYLHKNVPSHAPKAPPGVLQQMVAYQPGLEAPRREWFIAGTESPVIAVLGDTVKPPAIVYPAEDSILAIDPDIPPALQRVFFQAQGSHALRWVLDGKDMGAALDSISWRPVPGKHALALVDAAGKTVAQVAFQVRGNALAPLAAH, from the coding sequence GTGAGGAGTGTCATCGTTGTCCTGGGCTGCCTGCTGGCCAGTCCCGTCTTTGCAGAAGCGATATTGACGCCGGCCCAGGTGCAAGCCGCCTACCGCAGTTCGGAAGCACAGTTGCTGGACCGCAGCGGTGCACCGCTGCAATCGTTGCGCGTGGACATGAAGGTGCGGCGCTTGCCATGGGTGCCGCTGGCCGATATTTCACCGGCCGTGCAGCAGGCCGTGCTGCTGGCGGAAGACCAGCGCTTCATGCGCCATGGCGGCGTGGATGTGTCCGCGCTGGCCACGGCCGCCTGGGACAATCTGTTTTCGAAAAAGCCCCGGGGCGCTTCGACCATCACCATGCAGCTGGCGGGCCAGCTCGATGCGGACTTGCAGGCATCTTCGGGCGGACGCAGCCTGCGCCAGAAATGGGACCAGATGCGCGCCGCGCAAGCCATCGAAGATAGCTGGAGCAAGGCGCAGATTTTTGAAGCGTATCTGAACCTGGTGTCGTTCCGCGGCGAGCTGCAGGGCATCGCCTCCGCCTCGTACAGCCTGTTCGGCAAGGCGCCGTCCGGCCTGAACCAGACCGATGCCATCATTTTGGCCAGCCTCGTGCGCGCACCGAACGCGCCGCCAGCCACCGTCACGCGCCGTGCCTGTGCGCTGGCCAAAGAGTGGCGCATGGACAGCAGTTGCCAGCTGATCGGCCAGCGCGTGCAAACGGCACTGCAGCGCAATGCGGTCTACGCGGACCTGGCGCCGGCGCCGCAAGTGGCGCAGCAATTGCTGAAACAGCCCGGTGCGCAGGTGGCCAGCACGCTCGATGGCCCCTTGCAGCGCTTTGCACAGGAAAACCTGCGCCAGCAACTGGCCTCCTTGCGCGAGCGCAATGTCAACGATGGCGCCATCATCGTGTTGGATAACCGCAGCGGAGAAATCCTTGCCTATGTGGGCAATGCGGGCGGCAGCCACGTCGATGGCGTGGCTGCGCTGCGCCAGGCGGGATCCACATTAAAACCGTTTTTATATGAACTGGCCATCGAGCGCCGCTTGATGACGGCCGCGTCCGTCATGGACGACTCGCCGCTCGACGTCGCCACGGTGTCGGGCATGTATGCGCCGCAAAATTACGACCGCAACTTCAAGGGTTACGTCAGCGCCCGCACCAGCCTGGCCAGTTCGCTCAACATTCCCGCCGTGCGCACGGTGCTGCTGACGGGGCAGGACGGCTTTTACAACCGTCTCAAGGAAGTGGGCCTGTCCAGCCTGACGGAACCTGCCGAATACTACGGCCCTTCGCTGGCCCTGGGCTCATCCGAAGTGACCCTGCTGGAACTGGCCAACGCCTACCGCGCGCTGGCCAATGGCGGACTGTACAGCACCGCCAGCCTGCAGCCGGGGCAGGCGGGCAAGGACCGGCGCCGCGTGATGGACGCGGGCGCCGCCTTCATCGTCGGCGACATCCTGGCCGACCGCGCCGCGCGCAGCATGACGTTTGGCTTGCGCAATGAACTGGGGACGAATTTCTGGAGCGCCGTCAAGACGGGCACGAGCAAGGACATGCGCGACAACTGGTGCATGGGTTACTCGGCGCGCTACACGGTGGGCGTGTGGGTGGGCAACTTCGACGGCAAGCCCATGTGGGACGTGTCGGGCGTGACGGGCGCCGCGCCCGTGTGGCGCGACGTCATGGATTACCTGCACAAGAACGTGCCCAGCCACGCGCCGAAAGCCCCGCCCGGCGTGCTGCAGCAGATGGTGGCCTACCAGCCCGGGCTGGAGGCGCCGCGCCGCGAATGGTTTATCGCCGGCACGGAAAGCCCCGTCATCGCCGTCTTGGGCGACACCGTGAAGCCGCCCGCCATCGTGTATCCGGCCGAAGACAGCATCCTCGCCATCGACCCCGACATTCCGCCAGCCTTGCAGCGCGTCTTCTTCCAGGCCCAGGGCAGCCATGCCTTGCGCTGGGTACTCGACGGCAAGGATATGGGCGCGGCGCTTGACAGCATCAGCTGGCGTCCCGTGCCAGGCAAGCATGCGCTGGCCCTCGTCGATGCTGCCGGCAAGACGGTGGCGCAGGTGGCGTTTCAGGTGCGGGGCAATGCCTTGGCGCCGCTTGCCGCGCACTGA